The following DNA comes from Camelina sativa cultivar DH55 chromosome 14, Cs, whole genome shotgun sequence.
GTTTGCGGGCTGAGGATTTGctactatatctatatatcgacaaatacttcttttttttctgtttagtttGCAACTATACACCGACGTGGgttacaaaaacttttttagaaatatataatttgaaagaaaaggGTGTACAAGAAATTAAATCTAGTATTCGAGtgtttaaattaaataagtatggtCGAGATTAATTTCTGAAAGATTCGTCAGTCTTATAGTAGTTTATACGTTCTAGTTGGAGAAAAAATAGATTAGAAAGTTAAAATATTAAGGTCTTTTTGATTGGccagaaactcaaaagaaaaaatcgtaTATTAAGACCAGGAGGCATAATAATGTAACACTGTATAGttctttttgacaatttttttgtgtCAATGCAAAAACATTGGTTTGACCAAAAAGGAAGATGGACACAATTGGTGAAGAAATACAAATTCTCAAGGCCATGTTTAGCAAAATTAAAGCACCTGTATATATGTATCGATGGGCATGAAGAGCAAGCATCATCTACATATAAGAAACTTATGTAAGGCCACTGACTGGCCCATTTTTCCCAGATTAGTTATGGGCCTTAATAACCCCAACTCTACGCTACCTCCTCCATATGAACATGTTCAGATAAATATCGGAAGTTATAATTAAGTGCAAGTTATCAACacgaatatatataaaaaccagAATTAGGAATACTTCTGGTAAAGGAACAAAGACGACGTGTGACAAGGTCCTGTCCACACATTATATGGCTTATATCTGCCGTCTTATTTGGAGTTCTCTTTTTGtaatagtttaattttgttttgatgataGATATGTAAGTTGTTTTTAAATTCGAATTTGTCGGGCAAACATGTGAACATCGTCACTTAATCAGACGACATATCGCGAACCACATTAACTTTCTGGTCCCtaattatgatatttaattgatttgatTCGTGTGAAGATTTTATCTCATGTGGAATTTCTTGTGAATTAATTTTATCCATACGAAGTTGCTACAACGACGTGAGAACGTGATCTTTAGTCATCGGCCAGGTGTGCCCGTATTTGCACAAACTGATACAATATACataatatgtataatgtattttaCTATTACATATATAAGCAATCAATTTTCCATTTAATCCATTTATagaacaaatttaaataatgtcaaaaaaacaaaatttaataccTTTTTGCTCTCACACAGGTTATTTTGCACAAATGTTTACTATTGATGTTTAGCTATATGTTACTCTCTGAACTTTATTTTTGcagttaatataaaaatattactatagtATTGTGTTGATACTTAAACATGCCATTGGCACACGTAGTTGATGAAATATCGGTGTGCTTTAAGTCGCTAATTATGTAAATGCGGTAAACACCgacacaaaagaaaattaaacaccGTTTGAAGACAAATGAATTTGATTAGTACGTTTTACTTAACATCAATTATTATTTCTCTGAAATATTATGTAAAGTCTAACATATACTATTAGACTAGACTCTACATCTTTACTCTCTACCAATTGATAGTCTCACAAAATCGAGGGTAAAATGCATTAGCCAGGCTTTAAGagacaatgaaaaaaataaaacaaatgggTTGATAGAGtcttatatattttgaacttttcttattcatttttatcATCTGCAATGGAATAGATTTTGTTAAAGGATTAAGCTTATAATTTATAGCTTTACTAGAATCATACGATGATACTAATTAACCGAACCCAACCAAAAAAAGGCAcaaataaaaataccaaaagacCGAACGCTTGTATACGCATACATGCCTAGGCATGCACCTACAAATTAATTACTTGATTTGtggtttgaagtttgaactaaTAGATTTTGTTAAAGGATTAAGCTTATAATTTATAGCTTTACTAGAATCATACGATGATACTAATTAACCGAACCCAACCAAAAAAAGGCAcaaataaaaataccaaaagacCGAACGCTTGTATACGCATACATGCCTAGGCATGCACCTACAAATTAATTACTTGATTTGTGGTTTGTAGTTTGAACTAATATTATACCGCGttatataccaaaaaagaaagaatatggTAGCGTAGGTCTTAGGGTATATGATATTGTTAGTTTGACCGTATATATAAGTTCAACTCCGAACTTTGAAGTTGGTATGGTATGGTATGGTATGGTCGTATGGATACTCTCGCtcgtcaaattcaaaaaatgtaTGTCAAAAATTAAATGTTGAACTTCAACTGCAaagatatataaagaaatgTTCGATTTAAATCAcgactatatatgtatttatagcTAGCTCGGTCTACTAAATAAGTCAATGTGTGAACATGTGAAGCCTGTTTGATTTATTATGCATGGCATGCGACCCGTTCGACTTTACTCGGTTTGGTGGAGAACTGAAGATATCAAGTACTTTACCATgctcttaaaagaaaaaagtactTTACCAATTACCATATATGCATGTTGAGCtgttgaccaaaacaaaagtacGTAAATACGGTTTTACACTGCAAGTTGTttcacatatatgatatatacgATGTAATTATTGAAATGAGACACTAATAACAGCTGGATGCCGTCAGAAAAGCACAGTTggattaaattacaaatttgacTAACCTGGAAACGAGACATATGTGAAATTGTTGAAGTATATTGTTGTAGTATTTAATTTACTATGTATAGTGTAAAACTTACACATGTTTCAGATTCATTCTTAATTAAGCTAATAATGAAGCAtggaaacttaaaatttaatatgtgaGAAACTGGTAGCAGtcaaagtgaaaaataaaaactggaaAGAGAgcacataatttgttttctttcgtaTAGTGTTTACTAGCTAGTTCAGATTATATTATTGATTCCAGTATTTTAGTGTggtctatattttctttttctggagTATATATAGTTCAAACTCCGATCCCTAATTGTATTATGCTACTATTTGTTAAGGTAATAAGCTGCCGCCTAAAAAGTTGTCATAATTGTGTTGAGTGTTGACTCACACGTGCATGaaacttgtaaaattatgaTATCTTTCAATAAAATCTTCATaggtaaataaaacaaaccttCATAAGTTAAAATATGTACTGTACTATCGTTAAAGTCAAATACAAGTTGCAATATTGGGATTTCAACAGGCCAGGCCACTTGTAATGACTTGCCACTGGAAGACGCGTGGTGCGACGTGCGTGCCACGGTGTCGTTGCCAATTTCGCTTTCAaattgttcatatttttttcttcttgtcattTTCCGACGTTTGTTATTAACAACTACATGATTACAAATCCAATCAACTATATAAACCGCGATtaagaaaattttcttttcattttaccttgtaatgattatgttctGTAAGAACTATATGTATACAGTACGTGAACGAAATACATTTTAACCCCGATACtttacttttgtatttatttatagtttgttaCACAATTCTTATTTAGTGTATGATGCGTAGTGAAGTTGACATGATCTGATGATCATAaacaacaattataaaaaatcaaaaagaaaataaacaattcgGAGTTAATTAGGTCACGAAAACGAAAGTTAATTAGGAGGTATAACTAAGGAAAATTTTATACATATGTCCTTTTTTACTATGCGTGACAAAAATCTACTTAATGGACAGACAACAAACATAATAACCTACCGGTTCAATCCGTAACCGGTTTAGTAATTTCAATTTTGATCACACCCGGTTTTGTCACCccctctttctctatatatccCCCACCATGACCGACTCTGCAAGACGCGTCGTATCAAAAATATTCGTAaatcgttcttcttctttactctctccttctctctctctctctctccatcgaTCATAATGGGAATATGTGTGTCGTTCAATCAGAAAAACCCAGATACTTCGCCGACGGTGAAGATCGTGACGGTTAACGGCGATCTACGTGAGTACAATGTTCCTGTAATACCATCTCAGGTTCTTGAAGCCGAGTCAGCAGCAgcttcgtcgtcttcgtcttcctctAGACCTTCTTCTTACTTCATCTGCGATTCCGACTCACTCTACTACGACGACCACATCCCGGCGATAGAATCCGAAACGCCGCTTCAGGCCGACCAGATCTACTTCGTCCTACCGGTTTCTAAACGTCAGAACCGTTTAACGGCGTCCGATATGGCGGCTCTCGCCGTTAAAGCGAGCGTCGCGATACAGAACTCCGTCGGGAAAGAGTCTCGTCGGCGGAAGAAGGTTAGAATATCTCCGGTGATGATGTTGACGGGTTCTAACGATTCCGCCGGGAATGAGAAGACGGTTAAGAAGGGATCAAGGTCGGTTGTGAGTAAAACTGCGCCGTTTAAAGGTTCGGGTGGTTATAACCGGTCCGGTTCGGCTCGTAATTTGAGGAGATATACTTCGAGACGAGCTAAGCTTGCGGTTCGATCTTTTAGGTTGAAGCTTTCAACCATTTATGAAGGCTCCGTCGTTTAGACCATCTCGAAtcgttttctctatttttttctatagaggtgagttttacctATTAGTGTTCTATTTTTACCTCAAAAATaaagattgctatttttttcatttatttatagagtaacctttgtaaaataaaatagggttcttctgaaaaaaaaaatagcaatctctaatTTTAGAGATGAAAATAGAgaaccattggagtaaaactttCATAAACTTACCTTTATTATAAAATTCCTCTACTATAGAGATAAAAATAGAGAACTATTGGAGATGTTCTTAgaatgttttcagttttttaggaataaataaataaattagaaaagataaaagaatgaaaacaatattagaagaagcatattttttttttctttcttttgttacacactgatgatatattttttttacatcaagaacatatttgtatatttctttcttcttatacTTTTGATTGTGTATTTTGGTCATTGTAGACtagaaatcaatcaatcatatatatgtttacaagaaaattatatattatgattaatGATGTTTCTCAATTTAACCATCATATAatgtggcttttttttttggttgtctttttatccaaagaaaaaaaagttacgtGAAAAAGGTATAATGTGATGCTAATTTCGGAAGATTGAACAACTATTTGATTTGTATGTAAAGTGAGGAGTATCAGCTCAATTAGGCTTTGATATGAAGCTAGAATTTGAACGTCCGATCAAATTTAAGGTGGAATATTGGAAAATGGATTAAACCAGAATCTCTTGGCTTCACAACCAAGAAATTTTTACTCATAAATTTCTATcaatatcattaaaataattagttattctatgcaaaaataaatcaaactttgaaaTTAGTGGATCTTCAATTACAGTTTGAAAGAATCTCTcaagattttatattatttattatgatattttcaaGGATCCTTTGAACCTACTTATCATTGTCGAAAAGCTAGCAAATCAATGATACTTACTTTTCGTTGATTACAGTTTGATGTGTGGTTGATGTGTCAATCAAATCCTTATAATCTTTGTAATACATGTTGTGTCAAAAATAACAATGTCAATTTAGTTGTTTTAATAAGTCGTCCTAGTTCTGCTTACTCGATCTAAGCTATGATTTACAATCAAAGAACTTTTACTAGATGGGATCACATATGGCATTTTACAAGTGCAGACCTTGTATAGAAGCTTCAACATATCATTATACGTTGAGATATGCTTTCGTGTCTGATGAATGAAGTGATTAAATATGACAATATAATAGAAacttaaatcaaaatataactgacgtaaacaaaataaatttatataagtatattCGAATGTGTATTGAATCTAAGCAGAGACGTGGTGTTTATATGATATAGATTCCACTAGGCACTATGAAACCATgggttgaaacttgaaacttgaaacGGTATATGAACATTGTGGCTGTCAGGCTGTGTGCTGAATTGGTGATTGGTTTGACTTTGAAcgttaagaaatcaatattctTTCTTTTCGCTCTTAAAATAGCAAGTCCGACATGACTGGCAAATCTCCGACAATGACAGGGTTTGTATATGGAGGCGACGATGTAATCAACtatatcaatttctttttttatcagtatattaattttccattttattatttcttaccATATACGTGCGTCATattagaaaaagt
Coding sequences within:
- the LOC104740799 gene encoding uncharacterized protein LOC104740799, producing the protein MGICVSFNQKNPDTSPTVKIVTVNGDLREYNVPVIPSQVLEAESAAASSSSSSSRPSSYFICDSDSLYYDDHIPAIESETPLQADQIYFVLPVSKRQNRLTASDMAALAVKASVAIQNSVGKESRRRKKVRISPVMMLTGSNDSAGNEKTVKKGSRSVVSKTAPFKGSGGYNRSGSARNLRRYTSRRAKLAVRSFRLKLSTIYEGSVV